A single region of the Coregonus clupeaformis isolate EN_2021a chromosome 40, ASM2061545v1, whole genome shotgun sequence genome encodes:
- the LOC123482892 gene encoding uncharacterized protein LOC123482892, whose amino-acid sequence MGKDRGSVSVTLLWILVWISAYGQGFSAEVLSKNIFFIAESRDRVTIPVSPMVLQGTEHHYQWIWTSHDGRHSNTTIAKIISSTWESVSNTLGFSKGSGYNLSMRPNFGNAGEFVFMQTKPASVIVVRFEAFAFKVTPYDWPSFRLGSDVSFICKLSSLQEGTTLQWERDGDPTSNTTLFYDNTVHMVIHSVDQSSKGRYNCTLRQNGTRLYEVYNTLNVQTSTLNKPVTLFRESSNSSEVKMMCRSLSWYSKASWTKSTSPVEAPTALTSDDRLEIDRFSSPTFNHIYFPLRVSPVAFEDGGLFRCNFNSHLMSYVQLTTIQVSASGGPPGGQSVVLKCEVSEVSGDPVTLAWLRMEGRRGLLVKQDVLTESHPNRTLSVTLPSLHRDQLYWQCGVFIEGMLRASVPLRLRGAGGRSGLPGLGLPSPLKDYTQQTLIIATCTALVVAGILIGSLVFYLKRKKTDPGKDPDKD is encoded by the exons ATGGGGAAGGACAGAGGCTCTGTGAGTGTTACGTTGTTGTGGATCCTGGTATGGATATCAGCATACGGTCAAGGATTCTCAGCCGAAG TATTGTCAAAGAACATATTTTTCATTGCCGAGTCAAGAGACAGAGTCACTATCCCAGTTTCCCCCATGGTTCTACAAGGGACAGAGCACCATTACCAATGGATATGGACCTCACATGACGGCAGACACTCAAACACCACAATAGCCAAAATAATTTCATCCACTTGGGAATCTGTATCGAACACATTGGGTTTTTCAAAAGGCAGTGGATATAATCTTTCCATGAGGCCAAACTTTGGAAATGCTGGAGAGTTTGTGTTCATGCAAACCAAACCAGCTTCAGTTATTGTGGTGAGGTTTGAGGCGTTTGCTTTCAAAG TTACCCCCTATGATTGGCCTTCATTTCGTCTGGGTTCTGATGTGAGTTTTATTTGTAAGCTGTCCAGCCTACAAGAAGGGACCACACTTCAgtgggaaagagatggagatccTACTTCTAACACCACGTTGTTTTACGACAACACAGTCCACATGGTCATCCATAGTGTTGATCAGAGCAGTAAGGGAAGATACAACTGCACTCTCAGACAGAATGGAACACGGTTATATGAGGTTTATAATACCTTGAATGTTCAGACAA GCACATTAAACAAGCCAGTAACTTTGTTCCGAGAGAGCAGCAACAGCAGTGAGGTGAAGATGATGTGCAGGTCTTTATCCTGGTACAGCAAAGCCTCCTGGACCAAGAGCACATCTCCAGTGGAAGCACCTACTGCTCTGACTTCAGATGATAGACTAGAAATTGACCGGTTCTCATCTCCCACGTTCAACCATATATATTTCCCCCTGCGAGTTTCACCAGTGGCATTTGAGGATGGAGGATTGTTCAGATGTAATTTTAATAGCCATCTTATGTCTTATGTTCAACTCACAACCATTCAAG TCTCTGCATCTGGAGGGCCCCCTGGTGGCCAGTCGGTGGTGCTGAAGTGTGAGGTGTCGGAGGTGAGCGGTGACCCTGTGACCCTGGCCTGGCtgaggatggaggggaggaggggactgCTGGTCAAACAGGATGTCCTGACAGAGAGTCACCCCAACAGGACGCTCAGTGTGACCCTGCCCAGCCTCCATAGGGACCAGCTGTACTGGCAGTGTGGGGTGTTCATAGAGGGCATGCTCAGAGCGAGTGTTCCCCTCAGACTCCGTGGTGCTGGTGGAAGATCAGGGTTACCAGGCCTAGGGTTACCATCGCCTCTGAAAG ACTACACTCAGCAGACTTTGATCATTGCGACCTGTACTGCTCTGGTTGTTGCTGGGATCCTGATTGGTTCTCTGGTGTTCTACCTGAAGAGGAAGAAGACAGACCCAGGTAAAGACCCTGATAAGGACtag